One region of Salvelinus namaycush isolate Seneca chromosome 3, SaNama_1.0, whole genome shotgun sequence genomic DNA includes:
- the LOC120044359 gene encoding galactosylgalactosylxylosylprotein 3-beta-glucuronosyltransferase 1-like, protein MPKRRDILAIVLIVLPWTLLITVWHQSAITPLLAARKYDRHESRRDSRNTFTLKESCTSENSKDIVEVVRTEYVYSRQLPWSDVLPTLHVVTPTYSRPVQKAELTRLANTFLHVPNLHWILVEDSQRQTPLVTRLLQETGLNYTHLNVETPRNYKLRGDMRDPRIPRGTMQRNLALRWLRETFSPNNSNSQPGIVYFADDDNTYSLDLFEEMRSTRKVSVWPVAFVGGLRYESPKVNTLGKVYGWKTVFDPNRPFAIDMAGFAVNLRLILFKPQAYFKLRGVKGGYQESSLLRELVTLSDLEPKAANCTKVLVWHTRTEKPVLVNEGKKGFTDSNVEI, encoded by the exons ATGCCGAAGAGACGAGACATTCTGGCCATCGTGTTGATCGTGTTGCCTTGGACGCTACTTATCACTGTTTGGCATCAGAGTGCCATCACCCCTCTGCTAGCTGCTCGAAAGT ATGACAGACATGAGAGTCGGCGAGACTCCCGGAACACCTTCACCCTCAAGGAGTCCTGCACCTCAGAGAACAGCAAGGACATTGTGGAGGTTGTGCGCACCGAGTACGTCTACAGCCGCCAGCTGCCCTGGTCTGATGTCCTCCCCACCCTCCACGTCGTCACCCCAACCTACAGCCGGCCGGTCCAGAAGGCAGAGCTGACCCGTCTGGCCAACACCTTCCTCCACGTGCCCAACCTGCACTGGATCCTGGTTGAGGACTCTCAGCGACAAACCCCGCTAGTCACCAGGCTCCTTCAGGAAACAGGCCTGAACTACACCCACCTTAATGTGGAGACACCCAGGAACTATAAGCTGCGTGGGGACATGAGGGACCCCAGGATACCCCGGGGAACCATGCAGAGGAACCTGGCTCTGCGCTGGCTTAGAGAGACCTTCAGCCCCAACAACAGCAACAGCCAGCCTGGTATCGTCTACTTTGCAGACGATGATAACACCTATAGTCTGGATCTGTTTGAGGAG ATGCGTTCAACAAGGAAGGTGTCTGTGTGGCCTGTAGCCTTTGTGGGCGGCCTGCGGTACGAGTCCCCTAAAGTCAATACCCTGGGCAAGGTTTACGGCTGGAAGACTGTGTTTGACCCCAACCGACCCTTTGCCATAGACATGGCTGGGTTTGCGGTGAACCTCCGCCTCATTCTCTTTAAGCCTCAGGCCTACTTCAAGCTGCGGGGAGTCAAGGGAGGATACCAGGAGAGCAGCTTACTTCGGGAGCTGGTCACCCTCAGCGACCTGGAGCCCAAGGCTGCTAATTGCACTAAG GTACTTGTGTGGCACACTAGGACAGAGAAGCCTGTCCTGGTGAATGAGGGAAAGAAAGGATTTACGGACTCCAACGTGGAGATATGA